The Silene latifolia isolate original U9 population unplaced genomic scaffold, ASM4854445v1 scaffold_159, whole genome shotgun sequence genome window below encodes:
- the LOC141637958 gene encoding exonuclease V, chloroplastic, whose translation MTDSTTNNNKIDATEENQIEIPIEIVSEEEMALIESAFSLASAARRSFPCSRISRGLSSSCSSGAVDFEDLGRVNKKSNTKNVKLDSLLIRFRKKRGLYVTDITATEWCEKQMEFGLLFGKPKITDAMKAGIARHAKLEEEVTKKVEVRVETLEDIWALKFINFTICANQLMFDGLTRELPVVGLVQGVWMVGVIDELRMPVTENGRNLVLVDTKTRRQPRIPAEPQCRNGRLQLMCYKYLWDKLVSDEFPSKQFYEYFSLDPEHTLSDDIKMSTADSGFPAETFGEVVNYFRNVCSTLPPAHDQLLLRYELQDDNSLIAEDEFSYDDDWLNGQISSSLEFWQGQREAKYVLENEVWKCRFCQFARYCPSQTDANSETNFQTN comes from the exons ATGACAGATTCCACCACTAACAATAATAAAATCGATGCAACGGAAGAAAATCAAATTGAAATCCCAATTGAAATAGTTAGTGAAGAAGAAATGGCTCTTATTGAATCTGCATTTTCCTTAGCTTCTGCAGCACGTCGTTCATTTCCTTGCTCAAGAATTTCAAGGGGATTGTCGTCGAGTTGCTCTTCAGGTGCAGTTGATTTTGAAGATTTGGGCAGGGTTAACAAGAAGAGCAATACTAAGAATGTCAAGCTTGATTCCTTGTTAATTCGCTTTCGCAAAAAGAGAGGTCTTTATGTTACTGATATTACTGCCACT GAGTGGTGCGAAAAACAAATGGAATTTGGGCTTCTCTTTGGAAAGCCAAAAATCACAGATGCAATGAAAGCAGGGATTGCTCGGCATGCAAAGTTAGAAGAAGAG GTAACTAAAAAAGTAGAGGTTCGTGTAGAGACCCTTGAAGATATATGGGCTCTGAAGTTTATCAACTTTACTATCTGTGCAAACCAACTAATGTTTGACGGGTTAACTCGGGAATTGCCTGT AGTTGGCTTGGTACAAGGTGTATGGATGGTGGGAGTGATTGATGAACTCCGCATGCCTGTAACAGAGAATGGAAGAAATCTAGTTTTAGTTGATACAAAGACTCGTCGCCAACCTAGAATTCCTGCTGAACCCCAGTGCAGAAATGGAAG GCTACAGTTGATGTGTTATAAATACCTGTGGGATAAGTTGGTCTCAGATGAATTTCCCTCAAAACAGTTTTATGAGTATTTTTCCTTGGATCCCGAACACACTTTATCAGATGATATAAAGATGAGCACAGCTGACTCAGGATTTCCTGCTGAG ACATTTGGTGAAGTTGTGAACTACTTCAGAAATGTTTGTTCGACGCTGCCCCCTGCTCATGATCAACTTCTCTTGAG ATACGAACTCCAAGATGATAACTCATTGATCGCTGAGGATGAGTTTAGTTATGACGATGACTGGCTCAACGGTCAAATATCCAGTTCGCTTGAGTTTTGGCAGGGACAACGAGAAGCCAAGTATGTTCTTGAGAATGAGGTTTGGAAGTGTCGATTTTGCCAGTTTGCGCGTTATTGCCCTTCTCAAACTGACGCTAATTCTGAAACCAACTTTCAGACTAACTGA
- the LOC141637959 gene encoding uncharacterized protein LOC141637959: MIHLLFATIMAEILVIVLLLFRTPFRKLIIMGLDHMKRGKGPVIVTTVAGTILVLFASTVSTVVTLRRRDEDPAAINPTDQLLFVRTLLDASLLGFILFLGLLMDRLHNYIRELRLLRKTIEAAKKQKRSFDDAKNEKLKAAEKEINSLKSKISSLETECVAKKEEAKTSQSKADALKKQSEGLLLEYDRLLEDNQNIRSQLEELNSDWQE, translated from the exons ATGATCCATCTGCTGTTTGCTACAATAATGGCGGAAATCTTAGTGATTGTACTACTATTATTCAGAACCCCATTTAGAAAACTTATAATAATGGGTTTAGATCATATGAAGCGAGGAAAAGGACCGGTAATTGTTACTACTGTTGCCGGAACTATTCTAGTTTTGTTTGCATCAACTGTTTCCACCGTTGTTACTCTCCGTCGCCGCGACGAAGATCCTGCTGCTATTAATCCTACTGATCAACTTCTCTTTGTGAGGACTCTTCTTGATGCTTCTCTTTTAG GATTCATCTTGTTCCTAGGATTACTGATGGACAGACTGCATAATTACATTAGAGAGCTCCGTCTACTTAGAAAGACGATAGAAGCTGCCAAGAAACAAAAACGGAGTTTTGATGATGCCAAGAATGAGAAGCTTAAAGCTGCGGAAAAAGAAATTAATAGTTTAAAGTCTAAAATCAGTTCCCTGGAAACAGAATGTGTAGCAAAAAAAGAAGAGGCTAAGACTTCACAATCTAAGGCAGATGCTTTGAAGAAGCAATCTGAAGGCTTACTTCTCGAGTATGATCGGTTGCTTGAGGATAACCAAAATATTCGCAGTCAGTTGGAAGAATTGAATTCAGACTGGCAAGAATAA
- the LOC141637982 gene encoding peroxidase 1-like, producing the protein MTTHKLVSVFTIFAMFVVMANANGLTLDYYKYSCPDAEAITKRITDQYVGHVPNFAPGLLRMHFHDCIVRGCDASVLLDPTPSNNKTEKDSIPNSTLRGFEVINAIKGALEEKCPGIVSCADILSLAARDAIVKINGPYWHVPLGRKDGIISLASEALANIPSPFSNFTTLKQNFAAVGLSSKDLVVLSGAHTIGIGHCFIIQSRLYNFTGKGDTDPKLAPSYAKWLKTRCPKVVGDVKSFVYMDRITPKAFDEKYYTMVTQHRGLFESDAALLDDSETKNYIETQVYTQGETFPKDFAESITRMSLIGVLTGSQGQVRKTCGAVNYY; encoded by the exons ATGACAACTCACAAGCTAGTTTCTGTCTTCACCATTTTTGCCATGTTTGTCGTCATGGCGAATGCAAACGGCCTTACTCTCGACTATTACAAATATTCATGCCCTGATGCTGAGGCTATTACTAAGAGAATAACAGACCAATATGTTGGTCATGTTCCTAACTTTGCTCCTGGTTTGCTTAGAATGCACTTCCACGATTGTATTGTTAGG GGTTGTGATGCTTCGGTTCTTTTGGATCCAACACCTTCAAACAACAAAACGGAAAAAGATTCGATCCCAAATTCAACCCTGAGAGGGTTCGAGGTGATTAATGCCATCAAAGGAGCATTAGAAGAGAAGTGTCCTGGTATTGTTTCATGCGCCGATATTCTATCATTAGCTGCTCGAGATGCTATCGTTAAg ATTAACGGACCATACTGGCATGTACCTCTTGGTAGAAAGGATGGAATAATTTCACTTGCTTCAGAAGCTTTGGCCAATATTCCATCCCCATTTTCAAACTTTACCACCCTTAAACAGAACTTCGCTGCTGTCGGTTTATCATCAAAGGACTTGGTTGTTTTATCAG GAGCACACACCATTGGAATTGGTCATTGCTTCATCATCCAAAGCAGATTATATAACTTCACCGGCAAAGGCGACACTGACCCTAAACTAGCTCCTTCATATGCCAAATGGTTGAAAACAAGATGCCCTAAAGTGGTAGGCGACGTAAAATCATTCGTCTACATGGACCGTATTACCCCTAAGGCCTTCGACGAGAAGTACTACACCATGGTCACGCAACATAGGGGATTATTTGAGTCCGATGCTGCGCTATTGGACGATTCCGAAACCAAAAACTACATTGAAACTCAGGTGTATACTCAAGGAGAAACTTTTCCCAAGGATTTTGCCGAGTCTATTACCAGGATGAGTTTGATTGGTGTCCTTACTGGCTCTCAGGGTCAAGTTAGGAAGACTTGTGGTGCGGTTAACTACTATTGA
- the LOC141637957 gene encoding E3 ubiquitin-protein ligase RSL1-like yields the protein MASDEATAIGEQKKQLMNARILESDLDYVYRLQLEEAMAASLSILPSSSTSPPPLPNPSHSSSQNDAFSSFSVADCMTKELEKLEQEQKDRELSLIEAHKAKEDLSRRIHDQNLALDILRVSDDDWDLFGEEFQRPFGEGSSSSPSSSLTNVNFRLYFKGLVSVERVGDSEVTLTGIGVAICDQRDNLIFELSKPLLGIGKSRQIAEIKALIEGLETAIALDLKRIAILCDYPAIYQYVRQAWQPKQNKVVMLMRKVEKLREKFTYTRPRLVARNDIQIAFKLARDAIVSQMSGPLGVNHVKNLKESCVICMEETDQGRMFSVDGCLHRYCFSCMKQHVEAKLHSGVAPKCPHENCKSDLSVENCETFLTPKLIKIMNQRTREASIPAAEKVYCPYPRCSALMSKAEVSEYANKETVPSRMFGARQCVKCRGLFCINCMVPWHKTLTCAQYKILHPYARPEDAVLKSLATRNLWRQCVKCNHMIELAEGCYHMTCRCGYEFCYTCGAEWKNKKATCSCPLWDEENILFDESDFDEDEEEEEEDDYFSDSDSDWY from the exons ATGGCGTCCGACGAAGCAACCGCCATAGGAGAACAAAAAAAGCAATTAATGAACGCAAGAATCCTTGAATCTGACCTCGATTACGTTTACCGTCTTCAATTAGAGGAAGCCATGGCCGCATCTCTCTCTATACTCCCTTCATCCTCCACCTCTCCTCCCCCTCTTCCCAATCCCTCCCATTCTTCTTCACAAAACGACGCGTTTTCATCCTTCTCTGTCGCCGATTGTATGACTAAGGAACTTGAGAAACTTGAGCAAGAGCAGAAAGACCGTGAGCTTAGTCTAATTGAGGCGCACAAAGCTAAAGAAGATCTTAGTCGTCGGATTCATGATCAGAATCTTGCTCTTGATATTCTTCGCGTTTCCGATGATGATTGGGACCTCTTCGGCGAGGAATTTCAGCGTCCTTTTGGTGAAGGCTCTTCTTCTTCGCCTTCTTCTTcgcttacaaatgtcaatttcag GTTGTACTTTAAGGGTTTGGTCAGCGTAGAAAGAGTCGGCGATTCGGAGGTTACACTTACGGGAATAGGCGTTGCAATATGTGATCAAAGAGACAATTTAATATTTGAATTAAGCAAGCCTTTACTTGGAATAGGCAAGAGTCGTCAAATAGCAGAAATTAAAGCTTTGATTGAAGGTCTTGAAACAGCTATTGCACTAGATTTAAAGCGCATTGCAATCTTGTGCGACTATCCTGCCATTTACCAATAT GTTAGACAAGCGTGGCAACCAAAGCAGAACAAAGTTGTAATGTTAATGAGGAAAGTGGAAAAACTACGagaaaaatttacatacactcgtCCACGTCTTGTTGCTCGAAACGATATACAAATTGCATTTAAGCTTGCCAGAGATGCTATTGTGTCTCAGATGTCTGGGCCTTTAGGGGTTAACCACGTAAAGAATTTGAAGGAAAGTTGTGTAATATGTATGGAAGAGACGGATCAGGGTAGAATGTTTTCTGTTGATGGTTGTCTACATCGGTACTGCTTCTCGTGTATGAAGCAGCATGTGGAAGCAAAGTTGCATAGTGGAGTGGCACCGAAATGTCCTCATGAAAATTGTAAATCGGATCTCAGTGTTGAAAACTGTGAAACATTTCTTACTCCTAAGCTAATCAAAATTATGAATCAACGGACAAGAGAAGCATCTATACCTGCTGCTGAAAAAGTTTATTGCCCATATCCTAGGTGCTCTGCATTAATGTCAAAAGCTGAAGTTTCTGAGTATGCAAACAAAGAAACAGTTCCTTCAAGAATGTTTGGAGCCAGACAATGTGTGAAATGCCGTGGCCTTTTTTGTATCAATTGTATGGTCCCATGGCATAAAACTTTGACGTGTGCACAATACAAGATATTACATCCTTATGCACGACCTGAAGATGCAGTACTTAAGTCACTTGCTACAAGGAATTTGTGGCGCCAGTGTGTTAAATGTAATCATATGATCGAACTTGCTGAAGGATGCTATCATATGACATGCAG ATGTGGATACGAGTTCTGCTACACTTGTGGAGCAGAGTGGAAGAATAAGAAGGCAACATGTTCATGTCCGCTTTGGGATGAAGAGAATATTTTGTTTGATGAGTCCGATTTTGATGaagatgaagaggaggaggaggaagatgatTATTTCTCGGACTCGGATTCAGATTGGTATTAA